Proteins encoded in a region of the Pocillopora verrucosa isolate sample1 chromosome 11, ASM3666991v2, whole genome shotgun sequence genome:
- the LOC131794512 gene encoding grixazone synthase-like, protein MKLLLSVALSVCAIVPGDSQSCSNEGAKVSDYCGNTCYCIGGQIQNCCRVRKEFTSMTEAERIVYVNTVWKASTDLQFQNEYQKLISMHQRLFPTGIHQKDQFLPWHRWYILQYENLLRRVDCRVTVPYWDWSIVSMTPWHTDKTRVWYSGPSGLGGNGITPSRCVQDGVFGQDSWTKTNGGCITRDFNGFTPDVIAVYLTLLHPPTVDGFDIFERDLRINLHDTVHCRIGGDMCLVTSAEAPEFFLHHGFIDKIWSDWQEKSRDHLTAHFRNITNPMIGTVYRPGDFLDNSNLPDVERPGWPTCVLYDDPTNPVYRQVMQRLQGMTREQILEIPRHSFKPLTGRQMRFFHISPQEQNQARQDLRELEPRHQLRGEAGLTGMDRNIGFKMESLSATFGKKRSVIKNK, encoded by the exons ATGAAGCTTTTACTCTCTGTGGCTTTATCAG TCTGTGCCATTGTTCCGGGTGATTCTCAGTCCTGTTCGAACGAAGGCGCCAAAGTCTCAGACTATTGTGGTAATACATGTTATTGCATTGGTGGTCAAATTCAAAACTGTTGCCGAGTGCGAAAGGAGTTTACTTCTATGACGGAAGCCGAGCGGATAGTGTACGTCAACACCGTTTGGAAAGCTTCAACTGATCTCCAATTTCAAAATGAGTACCAGAAACTTATATCCATGCACCAAAGATTGTTTCCAACAGGAATTCATCAAAAGGACCAGTTTCTACCATGGCATCGTTG GTACATTCTTCAATATGAAAACCTATTGCGCCGAGTCGATTGCCGAGTAACCGTGCCTTATTGGGACTGGAGTATTGTCTCCATGACACCCTGGCACACAGACAAAACAAGAGTTTGGTATAGTGGACCCTCTGGATTGGGAGGCAATGGTATTACACCATCACGCTGTGTTCAAGATGGAGTCTTCGGTCAAGACTCATGGACGAAGACAAACGGGGGTTGCATCACCAGAGATTTCAATG GTTTTACACCTGACGTCATTGCTGTCTACTTGACTCTGCTTCATCCTCCCACCGTTGATGGCTTCGACATTTTCGAGAGGGATCTTCGAATTAACCTCCACGATACAGTTCACTGTAGGATAGGCGGTGACATGTGTCTTGTCACCTCAGCTGAAGCTCCCGAATTCTTCCTTCATCATGGCTTTATCGACAAGATCTGGTCAGATTGGCAAGAAAAAAGCAGAGATCATTTGACAGCCCACTTTCGTAATATAACGAACCCAATGATTGGAACAGTATACCGACCTGGAGATTTTCTCGACAACTCAAATCTTCCCGATGTTGAAAGGCCAGGGTGGCCAACCTGTGTTTTATACGACGACCCAACAAATCCTGTCTACCGGCAAGTCATGCAGCGTCTTCAAGGAATGACACGCGAGCAAATTCTTGAAATCCCTCGGCACTCGTTTAAGCCTCTTACTGGTCGCCAAATGAGGTTTTTCCATATCAGCCCACAGGAGCAAAACCAAGCCAGACAAGATCTGCGAGAATTGGAACCGCGCCACCAGCTTAGGGGGGAGGCTGGACTTACCGGAATGGACAGGAACATCGGTTTCAAGATGGAGTCTCTTTCCGCGACCTTTGGAAAGAAGCGCTCAGTtattaaaaataagtaa